In Mastigocladopsis repens PCC 10914, a single window of DNA contains:
- a CDS encoding STAS domain-containing protein — translation MSPVVKILKPFGILDGIRGHELRREVNDLVTTGTDIVLIDLQDVKFIDSSGLGALVSAVKIVRNAGCKLYVCSVNDQVRMLFELTKVDRIFKKFTDQEEFKRQILTSL, via the coding sequence ATGAGTCCTGTTGTCAAAATACTAAAACCCTTTGGTATTTTAGATGGTATTAGAGGTCATGAACTCCGTCGCGAAGTTAACGATCTTGTAACTACCGGAACCGATATTGTGTTGATTGACCTTCAAGATGTAAAGTTTATTGATAGTTCCGGTTTAGGTGCTTTAGTATCAGCAGTGAAAATCGTTCGCAATGCCGGATGTAAGCTTTATGTATGCTCAGTAAACGACCAAGTTAGAATGTTGTTTGAGCTAACTAAGGTGGATAGAATTTTTAAAAAATTTACTGATCAAGAAGAATTCAAGCGCCAGATACTGACAAGTCTATAA
- a CDS encoding septal ring lytic transglycosylase RlpA family protein produces MYNKQQVNVWSVTLPTRFFRPDWRDKKSKPTLVKPSNPAVKRVKSSKNQFCGLLRDTRAYQPTIKTASILSPPSFVETSFTNRDFLPNQILLSPVYAQKLSSRKLLPEAELRDKQPELGWGIGHALRSLQNFFRFSNPVGQSFGSASLPVVVVHRAENNYEVWVNNRVIANLPNKEQARLMQQGLTRLIKSSNFDASRLRPALVDGIPALMAGNRFLFGIQKGVSQRFHRSGDLLAIEWINNLRQALQVPTLSLVEGQQQMYGLTPSKKKMTGLASWYGPYFHGRLTANGEIFNQNELTVAHKTLPFNTYLQVTNLKTGKAVIVRVNDRGPYIPPRSLDLSRVAARCINSEIAGVVPYKAVILQTSEPKMTLKSSSTIKNQKPPRKLAVISEF; encoded by the coding sequence GTGTATAACAAGCAGCAGGTAAATGTTTGGAGTGTGACGCTGCCTACAAGGTTTTTCCGACCAGATTGGAGAGATAAAAAATCAAAACCAACCCTAGTTAAACCATCTAATCCAGCGGTGAAGAGAGTTAAGAGTAGCAAAAATCAATTTTGCGGTCTTCTGCGAGACACTCGAGCTTACCAGCCTACCATCAAAACCGCAAGCATATTATCACCTCCCAGCTTCGTAGAAACGAGTTTTACGAACCGAGACTTTCTCCCAAACCAAATATTACTTTCGCCCGTATATGCCCAGAAGCTTTCTTCCAGAAAGCTTCTCCCTGAAGCGGAGCTTCGGGACAAGCAGCCAGAGCTTGGTTGGGGTATAGGGCATGCTCTGCGATCGCTGCAAAATTTCTTCCGCTTCTCCAATCCTGTCGGACAAAGTTTTGGTTCTGCTTCCTTGCCAGTGGTAGTTGTTCACAGGGCTGAAAATAACTATGAAGTATGGGTCAATAACCGTGTCATTGCCAATTTACCTAATAAAGAGCAAGCCCGTTTGATGCAGCAAGGCTTGACACGGCTCATAAAGTCATCCAACTTTGATGCTTCTCGATTAAGACCCGCCTTAGTTGACGGAATACCAGCGTTGATGGCAGGTAATCGCTTCTTATTTGGGATTCAAAAAGGAGTGTCTCAAAGATTCCATCGTAGTGGCGACTTGTTAGCAATTGAATGGATCAATAACTTGCGCCAAGCTTTACAAGTACCCACGTTATCACTCGTGGAAGGTCAACAACAGATGTATGGCTTGACACCTTCCAAAAAGAAAATGACTGGTTTAGCTTCTTGGTATGGTCCCTATTTTCATGGTCGTTTAACCGCAAACGGTGAAATATTCAACCAAAATGAACTGACAGTTGCCCATAAAACCCTGCCGTTTAATACATACTTGCAGGTCACTAATTTAAAAACTGGCAAAGCAGTCATTGTGCGAGTCAACGACCGGGGTCCATATATCCCACCTAGAAGTCTAGATTTATCAAGGGTAGCAGCTCGTTGTATCAATAGTGAAATAGCTGGTGTCGTGCCATATAAAGCGGTCATTTTGCAGACTAGCGAACCTAAAATGACCTTGAAAAGCTCAAGTACCATCAAAAATCAGAAACCTCCCAGGAAACTCGCAGTTATCTCAGAGTTTTGA